The following coding sequences are from one Carassius auratus strain Wakin chromosome 47, ASM336829v1, whole genome shotgun sequence window:
- the LOC113064698 gene encoding retinol dehydrogenase 7-like isoform X1, producing the protein MTLHNYTCIVVVFLSFIHWHSTKKQLFTKHLCRITQEAEAMYEYLSNNCTCTYALGAFVLLWVLVWFYRDNLEITKVSEKHVFVTGCDSGFGHLLCKRLDKRGFRVLAGCLTEKGADDLKRATGPFLKTCILDVTSTDSIQKALEWTKKEVGDKGLWGLVNNAGRSLPMGPSEWMKIQDFESTLKVNMTGVIEMTMNFFPLVKKARGRVVNVASVLGRVAANGGGYCISKFAVESFSDCLRRDIQNFGVNVCIIEPGFFKTQVTSLEPIERELHRLWNQLTPEVKESYGDKYLDKYIKIQRLIMNTICDSDLSKVTNCMEHALLAVHPRTRYSAGWDAKLLWIPLSYMPACIVDIALKLVLPKPAKSV; encoded by the exons ATGACGCTTCATAATTACACctgcattgttgttgtttttctttcttttattcattGGCATTCTACCAAAAAGCAATTGTTTACAAAACATCTTTGCAGAATCACTCAGGAGGCAGAAGCGATGTACGAGTACTTGAG TAATAACTGTACCTGCACATACGCCTTGGGTGCGTTCGTGCTGCTGTGGGTTCTGGTGTGGTTCTACCGGGACAACCTGGAGATCACCAAGGTCTCGGAGAAACACGTTTTTGTAACAGGTTGCGACTCTGGGTTCGGACACCTACTGTGCAAACGCCTGGACAAACGTGGTTTCCGTGTCCTAGCCGGGTGTCTCACGGAAAAGGGTGCAGATGATCTGAAGAGGGCGACGGGACCTTTCCTGAAGACCTGCATTTTGGACGTGACCAGCACAGATAGCATTCAGAAGGCTTTGGAATGGACCAAAAAAGAAGTTGGAGATAAAG GACTATGGGGTCTTGTGAACAACGCCGGGCGCTCGCTTCCCATGGGTCCATCCGAATGGATGAAAATCCAAGACTTCGAAAGCACGCTCAAAGTCAACATGACTGGTGTTATCGAGATGACCATGAACTTCTTTCCTCTTGTCAAAAAGGCCCGTGGACGAGTGGTGAACGTGGCCTCAGTGTTGGGAAGAGTGGCCGCTAACGGCGGAGGGTATTGCATCTCAAAGTTTGCAGTGGAGAGCTTCTCTGATTGTCTCAG GAGGGACATCCAGAATTTTGGGGTCAATGTGTGCATCATCGAACCTGGTTTCTTCAAGACCCAGGTGACCAGTCTGGAGCCCATCGAAAGGGAACTCCATCGCCTCTGGAACCAACTGACCCCTGAAGTAAAGGAGAGTTATGGAGACAAATACTtggataaat ATATCAAGATCCAGAGGCTGATAATGAACACCATTTGCGACTCTGACCTCAGTAAAGTGACCAACTGCATGGAACACGCCCTGCTGGCCGTCCACCCGAGAACACGCTACAGCGCAGGCTGGGATGCCAAGCTCTTGTGGATTCCCTTGTCTTATATGCCCGCTTGCATTGTAGATATCGCCCTGAAGCTGGTGTTGCCAAAGCCAGCAAAAAGTGTCTAG
- the LOC113064698 gene encoding retinol dehydrogenase 7-like isoform X2: protein MYEYLSNNCTCTYALGAFVLLWVLVWFYRDNLEITKVSEKHVFVTGCDSGFGHLLCKRLDKRGFRVLAGCLTEKGADDLKRATGPFLKTCILDVTSTDSIQKALEWTKKEVGDKGLWGLVNNAGRSLPMGPSEWMKIQDFESTLKVNMTGVIEMTMNFFPLVKKARGRVVNVASVLGRVAANGGGYCISKFAVESFSDCLRRDIQNFGVNVCIIEPGFFKTQVTSLEPIERELHRLWNQLTPEVKESYGDKYLDKYIKIQRLIMNTICDSDLSKVTNCMEHALLAVHPRTRYSAGWDAKLLWIPLSYMPACIVDIALKLVLPKPAKSV from the exons ATGTACGAGTACTTGAG TAATAACTGTACCTGCACATACGCCTTGGGTGCGTTCGTGCTGCTGTGGGTTCTGGTGTGGTTCTACCGGGACAACCTGGAGATCACCAAGGTCTCGGAGAAACACGTTTTTGTAACAGGTTGCGACTCTGGGTTCGGACACCTACTGTGCAAACGCCTGGACAAACGTGGTTTCCGTGTCCTAGCCGGGTGTCTCACGGAAAAGGGTGCAGATGATCTGAAGAGGGCGACGGGACCTTTCCTGAAGACCTGCATTTTGGACGTGACCAGCACAGATAGCATTCAGAAGGCTTTGGAATGGACCAAAAAAGAAGTTGGAGATAAAG GACTATGGGGTCTTGTGAACAACGCCGGGCGCTCGCTTCCCATGGGTCCATCCGAATGGATGAAAATCCAAGACTTCGAAAGCACGCTCAAAGTCAACATGACTGGTGTTATCGAGATGACCATGAACTTCTTTCCTCTTGTCAAAAAGGCCCGTGGACGAGTGGTGAACGTGGCCTCAGTGTTGGGAAGAGTGGCCGCTAACGGCGGAGGGTATTGCATCTCAAAGTTTGCAGTGGAGAGCTTCTCTGATTGTCTCAG GAGGGACATCCAGAATTTTGGGGTCAATGTGTGCATCATCGAACCTGGTTTCTTCAAGACCCAGGTGACCAGTCTGGAGCCCATCGAAAGGGAACTCCATCGCCTCTGGAACCAACTGACCCCTGAAGTAAAGGAGAGTTATGGAGACAAATACTtggataaat ATATCAAGATCCAGAGGCTGATAATGAACACCATTTGCGACTCTGACCTCAGTAAAGTGACCAACTGCATGGAACACGCCCTGCTGGCCGTCCACCCGAGAACACGCTACAGCGCAGGCTGGGATGCCAAGCTCTTGTGGATTCCCTTGTCTTATATGCCCGCTTGCATTGTAGATATCGCCCTGAAGCTGGTGTTGCCAAAGCCAGCAAAAAGTGTCTAG